Part of the Fibrobacter succinogenes genome, AACAAGTGCGGGGTGACAAAATCGGCGACAGCCTCGTTTTGCTTCAAAACTCCTGGCGATTTTCCCAAAACACCACAACGTTTCAAAAAAAACTCCTCGCGGAGTGCGGGGAGTCTCAAATCTATTCGATTACTTTATTTAACATCGCAACCGGCGCTCGGATTTTGCCAGCCGTTTTCTGCGGGAGCTTCGCCCGCCTTCCAGCAATGGAGCGTGTCGAGTACGTCGCCTTCCTTGTATGTGGACCAGTCGGTCACCTTCTTGATGTTGGTTTCCAAGGTGGTGTTGAATCGGGTCATGTAATGGTCAATCAAGTACTGCGGGCATTCCACTTCTTCGATGTAGTAAGTCGGATTGTCTGCAGCCATGTACCAGTCGGCAAACCAGTGGCAACCGCGCAACAAGTTCGGGAGACCCGCGTCGCCAAAGGCCGCGTCGCACATCCCCTTGATACAAGTCTGGTATTCGGCGAGAGTAGCGTCGTAACCGAGCTGGTTCTGGCATTCGGTCAAGAATCCGCCAAAGCCTGCGCCCCAGTTAAAACCGGCACCCTTGTTCACCTGAGTTGAGAGAGCGTCAAAGGCGCCCACGCCACCACCCGGTACCATCAAGTCGAACTGGCCTGCAGGTAAACTGGCGTCACCGCCAGCCACATCCATACCGATGTTAGAGGCCATCACGATCATGTGTTTGCCCTTGAGTGCCTTATGGGTTTCCCTGGGCGGGTTGTTTTCCATTTCGTTTCTAAAGTGACCGTCGTACTGCAAGTGATAGCACTTACCGCACTTGCTATCGGCAGTACCAGCCACGTAACCGTAAGACAGGTTTTCTGTCACCTGGATCGGAGCCATGTCGGTGCAGGTGAACACGCCCTTTTCCTTTTCGTCGCCACAAGCGCTTCGGGTACCTTCGTAACCGAGCCAAGCCTTACTGACATTACCCAAGGTAAAGGTAGGGACTTCCACATCGTGAATGTTGCAATTACGCGCCGTAGCATAATCGGCAAGGTACGCCTCGTTAGAAGAAGTATCTGCACGGGTTTTATCGTTAGAGCTTTCCTTAAGCCAAGAGCAGTGCGGCTTGCAGGCATCCCAGTAACGGGTATTCCAGCCACGCTTTGCCGTAGCGCTAATGTCCTTAGTGTACACCGCCGGAGGCGCACCGTAAGACTCAAGAGTCGGGAACCCACTAGCATCTAATTCAGGGCCTTTGCTACTTGAACTTTCTGTAGCGGACGAAACCGGATTGTCAACAGAACTAGATGACGAATTTGCAGATGAACTCGCCGGCTGGTCGCCCACATTGCTGGAGCTCGTTGCAGAACTAAGCGGACCATCAGCGGAACTCGAAGCCAGATTAGAACTACTGGAGTTCAGCCCAACAGAAGAACTGCTTTGTTCTTCCCAAACAACACTTGATGAAGAAGTCGCAGCAGACGGAGTCAGCAGAGACGAGGGATCATCAGAGCAAGCATTAAACATTGCACAAGCGCCCGCCGCCAATAAAGAACTCAATAAAACCTTTTTCATAACCTTCCTTTTAATACCTCGTCTAAAATTAGATTTAATCCTCTAAATAAGGAACAAAAAAAGGTTTTTAAAAGTGTTTTTGTGAGCAGTCCATAAAAAACTCCAGGAGCGCGGAGCGTTCTCAATTGCTTTCTGGCGTTGCGTGCACATTTTTAAAAAAGAGACGCCCGCTCAGAGGCGGGCATGATAAACAAAAGAGTTCGGTAACAGTCTCGCTCACGAAGGTGCCCGATCAAGGCGGGCATGACAAGTTCAACGACCGTCTCGTTTTTTGCGAAATAGATTCACTCACGGCTGATTGTTCAGCGTTTCCTTAGCAATGCACGAGTGTGCCAAGGTCGCCTTCAATAGCGGCACGTGTGA contains:
- a CDS encoding glycosyl hydrolase family 5, which produces MKKVLLSSLLAAGACAMFNACSDDPSSLLTPSAATSSSSVVWEEQSSSSVGLNSSSSNLASSSADGPLSSATSSSNVGDQPASSSANSSSSSVDNPVSSATESSSSKGPELDASGFPTLESYGAPPAVYTKDISATAKRGWNTRYWDACKPHCSWLKESSNDKTRADTSSNEAYLADYATARNCNIHDVEVPTFTLGNVSKAWLGYEGTRSACGDEKEKGVFTCTDMAPIQVTENLSYGYVAGTADSKCGKCYHLQYDGHFRNEMENNPPRETHKALKGKHMIVMASNIGMDVAGGDASLPAGQFDLMVPGGGVGAFDALSTQVNKGAGFNWGAGFGGFLTECQNQLGYDATLAEYQTCIKGMCDAAFGDAGLPNLLRGCHWFADWYMAADNPTYYIEEVECPQYLIDHYMTRFNTTLETNIKKVTDWSTYKEGDVLDTLHCWKAGEAPAENGWQNPSAGCDVK